The genomic segment GAGATAAGGATAGAGAGTTGGGTGAAGAAGGCAGTTTTGCTCCCGATAGAGGTAAGATGCTTTGGACAGAGCATATCAGAAGGCAAAAATATATAGAATATAAAGCCGAAAGATGAAGCAACTAAGCTATTATAATTATAAAAAAATAATACCTGAGTAAGGTTATGGGTTATTGTTAACGATTTGTTAACAATTGGTATGTGTATAATGAAATACATGAAGCGGGGGAGTCTATCAAGTAGATAGGAGGCTTCGTTTTAAAGTCAGGTGTTTTTTGGGGGAGAAGCTCCTGACTTTATTCATTTATTTATCATACAATATTTTTATGCTATACTGCCAAAAATTTTACAGATAAAAAAAGGCAGTCGTGAATATCCAAGATATTAATCAATTTAAATTATCTGATGAAAATATAGCCCGCCAAGTGATTAAAGGCGAGATCCAAGGGCTTCAGGATCTATTATCGGAAATTAACCAGAACTTTACTAATATCATTGATGAAATATATGCTATTACCGGTAGAGTAATTGTAAGCGGTATGGGGAAAAGCGGACACATAGCGCGGAAAATTGCTGCAACTCTTGCTTCTACGGGCACGCCTGCAATATATATTCATCCCGCCGAGGCAGGTCATGGCGATCTCGGTATGATAACCGTTAACGATATTGTAATTTTACTTTCTAATTCAGGGGAGACTCCGGAGCTTGCTCCCATCATTGATTATTGTAAACGATTTTCAATAAAAATTATTGGTATCAGCAGAAAGAAATGCTCAACCCTTTCAAATGCCGCCTTTATTCCCGTAGTGCTGCCTGCAACGCCAGAAGCTTGTGATATAATGGCTCCTACTACTTCTGCAGTTATGATGATGGCATACGGTGATGCTATAGCAGTTGCATTATATAAAAGACGAGGTTTTACCGATTCCGATTATAGAGTGTTCCATCCGGGGGGAAACATCGGAGCCAAATTATTAAGGCTCAAAGATTTAATGCATAAGGATAAAGAAATTCCGTTAATTAATTATAATGAAACTGCTTTTGAAGCAATATTAACTATGACAAGCAGGAGGTTAGGATGCGTCGGCGTATTAAATGAAGTCGGCTTACTTATGGGGATTATTACCGATGGGGATCTAAGGAGAAATATGGATTTAAATTTTAAACAAACTAAAGTGACTATGGTAATGACTGCTGATCCTATTACCCTGCATGAGGATAAGTTAGCCTCGGAAGCTTTAGGAATTATGAATTTAAAAAGCATTACAGTAATATTTATAGTAAATGATGAAAATAAACCTGTAGGGGTTATTCATATACATGATCTTTTAAGGGCTGGTGTTGTTTAGAATATGGAAAAAAAATACAGTTTAGCAGTTAAGGTTTTAAAAAGAATGCTGGTAGTTTTAGTGGCTATTCTATTGTTTAGCATCATGATATTACCCTCATTTTTAAAAAATAACGATAGAGTAAAATTAAATAGTATAAGTAATGAAGAATTAGACACTCTTTCTTCTAATGAAATGGTTAATCCGAATTTACACGGCCAGGATAAAAACGGTAGGCCTTATATACTTACGGCAAAAAGCGGTTATAAAACAAATGATAATATAATTAAATTATCCGACATAACAGGTAAGCTTAGAATTGAGGGTGAGCATAAATACTACGCTTTATCTTCTAAAAACGGAGAATATAAGCAAAATTCTGATTTAATACATTTATGTGGTGATATAGTACTTATAAACCAGGGTGGGTATACGGCGACTACTCAGGAAGCGGTAATTAATTATAAGAAAGGAAGTGCTTATACCATAACTCCTATTCATATTGAAGGTAAAGATTTGCGTTTAGAGGCCGGTAATTTTGAGATGCCTTCAGCTAATGTTTTAATATTTAAAAATAATGTAAAAGTTTTGATAAAATAAAATTATGATAAAAACAAGAAAGAATAAATTAAATAAAGATTATTGGATTTATGGGAAACATACGGTTTTAGCCGCGTTAGCCAATTTTAGAAGAAAGATTTATGAGTTGCTTATAACTCAAGAAACATATAATGAAATAAAATCGACAATCCCCTGCAAAATAGCCGCCAAGATAGTTGAAAGATACGAAATCGACAAAATATTAGGGGGTAATCAAGTGCACCAGGGGGTTATCTTAAAAACAAATCCTCTTGAGCAACCTAATTTAAAAGATTTTTTAAATCTAAGTAAGAATGAAATTTCTACTATTGTTATTATAGATAAAATTAACGACCCGCAAAACTTAGGGGCGATTTTAAGATCAAGTGCAGCTTTCGATGCAGATGCCGTAATTATTACAAAAGAAAACTCAGTAAGAGAAACAGCGGTTTCAGCTAAAGCTTCTTGCGGGGCTATTGAAAATATACCGCTTATATCGGTAACTAATATATCTGATGCTATAAAATTGCTTAAAAAGCATGAATTTTGGATTATCGGAATGGATGCAACCGGAGACAAAGGATTTGCTAAGGTGAATTCTTTTAAGAAAACCGGAATAATTTTCGGTAGTGAAGGGGAAGGGCTAAGAAAGTTAACTAAAGAAAACTGTGATTTTCTGATATCAATACCAATATCAAATAAAGTAGAAAGTCTAAACCTTTCAAATGCCGTTGCTATAAGTTTATTTGAACTTAATAAAAAAGAATTATATTAAAATAAAAGGTTGATTAAGTCGCTTATATGAACTTATCTGTTTATAATTATTTAAAAAACAATTTATGCATATTATATTTCTATAACCAATGCAACTATTTATTTTCTATATAAAGTTTTGAACATTTTCTATAAAAGAAATAAAAGAATTTTATATATATTAGTGATATCTTATTAAGGTAAAAATGTTGATGAAGGCCAAAAATTTATTTAACCTAAAAACTTTTAAAAGAAATGTATTAAATTTAACCAAGAGCTTCTCCCTTGCTAATCTTCATCTTCATTTCTCCGTATGCGTTGTAATCATAACCGTTTGTGTTTCAATCATTTTCGCAGTGTTAAAATATAAAGATTTTCAAAAAGAAAAAAATTATTATTTATTGGAGCAAAGCTATAAACTAAATATAGCTCTTTATGAAAAAATAAGTTTTGCTGAAAATATGGTTAAATTTTTGGCTGAAAAAATTATCCAAAGCGGTGATTACTCATATTCAAATATAGCTTTTTTACTAAAGCATCAAAGGGAAAATTTTAAGAAAGATACATTAGCATGGACATTAATTCATTATGTAAATCCTGAGCATTACATGGTGGTTGATAGTATAATGGGGGTAAGGCAGCAACCGATAAATTTAAGTTCAACGAAACGCTCTTGGATTGAAGCGGCATTTGAAGATCCATGGAAATTAAAATTTTCTAAGCCGGATTTCGGTTTAATTACTAGGCAAAGGGTGCTTTCCACAGCACTGGGAATGCAGGTTAAAAATAAATTTATAGGATATTTATCTATTGCAATTTATCTTGAAAAAATTTCAAAATCGTTGCAGTCGGTAGTTGATAAAAATGTCAGTTTCATTTTATTAGATACGGAAGGAAATTTTTTACTTGCATCAGACCCTGCTATTAATGAACAAAGTATTAAAATACCTGAAGCATTAAAGTACGAAGTTTTTAGGTTAAAACATTCAAATTCTTATCTTCTATCAAAACCTATCAAAATAGATAATCATATTTTTACCCTAAAAATGAATACGGAAAATTATCCTTTTATATTCTTAGTCGGTCAAGATACCGTAAATTATTATGAACAATTTAAGCAGGAAATAATTCCTCATATTATTAAAAATATAACCCTAGGGGTTGTTTTTATAACTATCTTGTTATTCCTGTCCTATATAGTTGTAAGGCCAATAATTGAACTAAGTAATGCCGCCGATAACATCAGTAAAGGGGCAAATGTAGAAATTCCTGAATATGAAGCCTTGGAATTAAATAACCTTGCTTCTCAGCTTGCGAATATTCAGAATATTACTAAGGATTTAAGGCTTAAACAAGCTGAGCTTACTAAAGCGAATGAAAACCTTCGTAATGCAAACGAATTTATTCAAAGTAATATGTCATTCTTAAGCCATGAATTAAGGAACCCGATTTCAAGTATAATAGGTTTTGCTAAGCTTTTAAAAAAGAAATTAAGCGATGCAGAGGATAAAGAGAATAGGGAATATACAGAATTTATTTATAATATCGCCGTACATCAGGATAAGCAAATAAATTTCTTCTTAAAGTTATTTGAATTTCAGGAGAGAGGGAAGAAACTTGAATATAAGGAAATTAACTTAACCGAAGTAATTCAAAGCAATATCAACATGGTTATGCACCATGCAAATAAGAAAGGAGTAAGAGTAATTTTAAATATAGCCTCCGATCTGCCTAATATGATAGGTGATGATATAATGATAGGGCAAATGGTACAGAATTTTGCAACAAACGGAGCTAAGTATAACAAGCAGGGCGGAAGTTTGGAAGTTAAGGCCTTTACTAGAGTTCATAATCGTAAGAAGGAAATTGTAATTCAATTTAAAGATACCGGAATTGGCATTGAAGAGAAAGATTTGCAAAAATTATTTAAAAAATTTGAGCGGATTCAGAATGATAGAAATGTAGGAGTTATGGGTTACGGATTAGGATTAGCATTTGCTAAAACTTGTATTATTGCTCACGACGGAGAAATTAATGTGGCAAGTGAGCCGGGTAAGGGAACTGTATTTGGTATATCTTTTCCTAGAGCGCGTATTGTTGAAAAATTATAGTTTCATCATATATACTAATATTTTTAAAAGTGTATTTATATTTT from the Candidatus Jidaibacter acanthamoeba genome contains:
- a CDS encoding sensor histidine kinase; translation: MKAKNLFNLKTFKRNVLNLTKSFSLANLHLHFSVCVVIITVCVSIIFAVLKYKDFQKEKNYYLLEQSYKLNIALYEKISFAENMVKFLAEKIIQSGDYSYSNIAFLLKHQRENFKKDTLAWTLIHYVNPEHYMVVDSIMGVRQQPINLSSTKRSWIEAAFEDPWKLKFSKPDFGLITRQRVLSTALGMQVKNKFIGYLSIAIYLEKISKSLQSVVDKNVSFILLDTEGNFLLASDPAINEQSIKIPEALKYEVFRLKHSNSYLLSKPIKIDNHIFTLKMNTENYPFIFLVGQDTVNYYEQFKQEIIPHIIKNITLGVVFITILLFLSYIVVRPIIELSNAADNISKGANVEIPEYEALELNNLASQLANIQNITKDLRLKQAELTKANENLRNANEFIQSNMSFLSHELRNPISSIIGFAKLLKKKLSDAEDKENREYTEFIYNIAVHQDKQINFFLKLFEFQERGKKLEYKEINLTEVIQSNINMVMHHANKKGVRVILNIASDLPNMIGDDIMIGQMVQNFATNGAKYNKQGGSLEVKAFTRVHNRKKEIVIQFKDTGIGIEEKDLQKLFKKFERIQNDRNVGVMGYGLGLAFAKTCIIAHDGEINVASEPGKGTVFGISFPRARIVEKL
- the rlmB gene encoding 23S rRNA (guanosine(2251)-2'-O)-methyltransferase RlmB; the encoded protein is MIKTRKNKLNKDYWIYGKHTVLAALANFRRKIYELLITQETYNEIKSTIPCKIAAKIVERYEIDKILGGNQVHQGVILKTNPLEQPNLKDFLNLSKNEISTIVIIDKINDPQNLGAILRSSAAFDADAVIITKENSVRETAVSAKASCGAIENIPLISVTNISDAIKLLKKHEFWIIGMDATGDKGFAKVNSFKKTGIIFGSEGEGLRKLTKENCDFLISIPISNKVESLNLSNAVAISLFELNKKELY
- a CDS encoding SIS domain-containing protein, giving the protein MNIQDINQFKLSDENIARQVIKGEIQGLQDLLSEINQNFTNIIDEIYAITGRVIVSGMGKSGHIARKIAATLASTGTPAIYIHPAEAGHGDLGMITVNDIVILLSNSGETPELAPIIDYCKRFSIKIIGISRKKCSTLSNAAFIPVVLPATPEACDIMAPTTSAVMMMAYGDAIAVALYKRRGFTDSDYRVFHPGGNIGAKLLRLKDLMHKDKEIPLINYNETAFEAILTMTSRRLGCVGVLNEVGLLMGIITDGDLRRNMDLNFKQTKVTMVMTADPITLHEDKLASEALGIMNLKSITVIFIVNDENKPVGVIHIHDLLRAGVV
- the lptC gene encoding LPS export ABC transporter periplasmic protein LptC — protein: MEKKYSLAVKVLKRMLVVLVAILLFSIMILPSFLKNNDRVKLNSISNEELDTLSSNEMVNPNLHGQDKNGRPYILTAKSGYKTNDNIIKLSDITGKLRIEGEHKYYALSSKNGEYKQNSDLIHLCGDIVLINQGGYTATTQEAVINYKKGSAYTITPIHIEGKDLRLEAGNFEMPSANVLIFKNNVKVLIK